Proteins co-encoded in one Rattus rattus isolate New Zealand chromosome 5, Rrattus_CSIRO_v1, whole genome shotgun sequence genomic window:
- the LOC116901049 gene encoding LOW QUALITY PROTEIN: vomeromodulin-like (The sequence of the model RefSeq protein was modified relative to this genomic sequence to represent the inferred CDS: inserted 4 bases in 3 codons; deleted 2 bases in 2 codons), which produces MWVLQALAIMLSIQAGVLDLVEVPPAVRNLPVALPAPVNLPAVLPGSPVLNGPAKNPMLPPKRPGAPSRGGKCAPAARYFLSSDKLQAYLLSTLPPQIEDMVKCDKVNMEGVLGDVLATMQDSNLLSILDITSSCKGRRXLGLGGLLGKGGNEDPSKPSSGSKATGGLGQLLPEGLPGKEGLGGLLSLGGGKGSGKGLLNGDGLSNVVKPLDDIVENVDSLKAAVQDKVKSVVPENIKDPFSDLLSMDIQETMLKLKVKQVKVGSTDINMGADGIKVLSEVTADVEGEGLLGPVFTLLQFQSVMDVTMNIAVSSNNTQCVNLDVQDTHMHVKEMNIQLVQTVTETVPLPTALPLNDVIPIVLTAKMNENLENSDSCGIVLSDFNDCKNTTGLFSYQVHTARISPKGLFIDYCVKANIDNKTVPVPGGRLPPDPKNANVSITVASSALRTLXKYVAKQGSVQMNGLEAQITYIAFAXQENNMLRLLYKVDITKDRQPYATGETKLFISHASKILNSKLIPDVKLTRSEHSMVPPETKDEVEGIMAEVTRKVWSRFDEMYKKMSIPDGVSSNTLTNSDVKLLRSNDLQAAS; this is translated from the exons ATGTGGGTTCTCCAGGCCTTGGCCATCATGTTGAGCATCCAAGCAGGAGTACTTGACCTGGTGGAAGTGCCCCCCGCGGTGCGCAATCTTCCTGTTGCTCTTCCTGCTCCGGTCAATCTCCCTGCAGTTCTCCCAGGTTCTCCAGTCCTCAATGGTCCAGCCAAAAATCCCATGCTACCTCCCAAAAGGCCTGGAGCTCCTTCCAGAGGTGGAAAGTGTGCACCTGCAGCCAGATACTTCCTCTCCAGTGACAAACTCCAGGCCT ACCTCCTGAGCACACTGCCCCCACAGATTGAGGACATGGTGAAGTGTGATAAAGTTAACATGGAAGGCGTGCTTGGGGATGTCTTAGCCACGATGCAGGACTCTAACCTGCTCTCCATCTTAGATATCACTTCCTCCTGCAAGGGGAGGA AGCTTGGCCTTGGTGGACTCCTAGGCAAAGGAGGTAATGAGGATCCCTCAAAGCCCTCATCAGGATCCAAGGCCACTGGTGGCCTTGGCCAGCTACTCCCAGAGGGCCTCCCAGGCAAGGAAGGCCTGGGCGGCTTACTAAGCCTTGGTGGAGGCAAAGGCTCTGGAAAAGGACTCCTGAATGGGGATGGGCTCTCCAATGTCGTGAAGCCTCTGGATGACATAGTTGAAAATGTGGACAGTCTGAAAGCTGCTGTTCAGGACAAAGTGAAGAGTGTGGTCCCAGAAAACATCAAGGATCCATTTTCAGATCTGCTCAGCATGGATATCCAAGAAACTATGCTCAA ATTAAAGGTGAAACAAGTAAAAGTGGGCAGCACGGATATAAACATGGGAGCTGATGGGATCAAAGTTCTCTCCGAAGTTACTGCCGACGTAGAAGGAGAAGG CTTGCTTGGACCAGTCTTCACCCTATTGCAGTTTCAATCTGTCATGGATGTAACAATGAACATTGCTGTTTCCTCCAACAACACCCAGTGCGTCAACCTTGATGTCCAAGACACCCACATGCATGTCAAGGAAATGAACATCCAGTTAGTACAGAC TGTCACAGAAACTGTTCCTCTGCCTACGGCTCTGCCCTTGAATGACGTCATCCCAATAGTGCTGAcagcaaaaatgaatgaaaat CTGGAAAACTCCGACTCTTGTGGTATCGTCCTCAGTGACTTCAATGACTGCAAGAACA CTACTGGCTTATTCAGTTACCAAGTTCACACTGCCAGGATCTCTCCCAAAGGACTTTTCATCGACTACTGT GTTAAAGCCAATATAGACAACAAAACAGTACCCGTGCCTGGAGGTCGGCTGCCTCCAGAT CCAAAAAACGCCAACGTGTCCATAACCGTTGCCTCCTCAGCACTGAGGACACT GAAATACGTGGCCAAACAGGGCTCTGTTCAG ATGAATGGCCTGGAAGCACAAATCACCTATATAGCCTTTG CCCAGGAAAACAATATGCTCAGATTGCTGTATAAGGTTGACATAACAAAGGACCGCCAGCCCTATGCCACT GGGGAAACG AAATTATTCATCTCCCATGCCAGCAAGATTTTAAATTCTAAACTGATACCAGATGTCAAACTCACAAG GTCTGAGCACAGCATGGTGCCCCCTGAGACT AAGGATGAAGTAGAAGGCATTATGGCTGAAGTCACAAGGAAGGTCTGGTCCAGATTCGATG agatgTATAAAAAGATGAGTATTCCGGACGGAGTGTCTTCAAATACTCTAACGAACTCCGATGTCAAATTGCTGAGATCA AATGACCTTCAGGCAGCAAGCTGA